The proteins below come from a single Azospirillum thiophilum genomic window:
- a CDS encoding flavin reductase family protein — protein MTTDQPIDPLAFRSALGCFATGIAVITTIAPDGLPLGVTVNSFSSVSLDPPLVQFCLGRAAMSFDAFNAAPHFAVNILAADQEDLSNRFSRRDQQERWTGLETTTGRGGVRLLTGCLATLECDREHLLDGGDHVIVLGRVRSLTAREDGEPLLYFRGRYARLG, from the coding sequence GCCGATCGATCCCCTTGCGTTCCGCTCCGCCCTCGGCTGCTTCGCCACCGGGATCGCCGTCATCACGACCATCGCGCCCGACGGGCTGCCGCTGGGGGTCACGGTGAATTCCTTTTCTTCGGTGTCGCTCGACCCGCCGCTGGTGCAGTTCTGCCTGGGCCGTGCGGCGATGTCCTTCGACGCCTTCAACGCGGCGCCGCATTTCGCCGTCAACATCCTGGCAGCCGACCAGGAGGATCTGTCCAACCGCTTTTCCCGCCGCGACCAGCAGGAACGCTGGACCGGGCTGGAGACCACCACCGGCCGCGGCGGCGTCCGCCTGCTGACCGGCTGCCTCGCCACGCTGGAATGCGACCGCGAGCATCTGCTGGACGGCGGCGACCATGTCATCGTGCTGGGCCGCGTGCGCAGCCTGACCGCCCGCGAGGACGGCGAGCCGCTGCTGTATTTCCGCGGCCGCTACGCCCGGCTGGGATAA
- a CDS encoding DUF1488 domain-containing protein, producing the protein MPIFLFPDDPIWNEEADAVELAVQVGEYQGRVFVTRRTLQGIVGHTPKPDEAVQQVCMNRSLVERAAEQRIMARALDPDANIHLTGRDLHRAAG; encoded by the coding sequence ATGCCGATCTTCCTGTTCCCCGACGACCCCATCTGGAACGAGGAGGCCGACGCGGTGGAACTCGCGGTGCAGGTCGGGGAGTATCAGGGCCGGGTCTTCGTCACCCGCCGCACCCTGCAGGGCATCGTCGGCCATACCCCCAAGCCGGACGAGGCGGTTCAGCAGGTCTGCATGAACCGCTCCCTGGTGGAGCGCGCTGCCGAGCAGCGCATCATGGCCCGTGCGCTCGACCCCGACGCCAACATCCACCTGACCGGGCGCGACCTGCACCGGGCGGCGGGGTAG
- a CDS encoding DUF6134 family protein produces MTMTRAKRATLSAVLMPAVLLTVLCGPAAAQGGARAMTYQILMGEDPIGTEQVTVEPQGDRSKVTVTATTRVKVLFINFRYDHKREELWKGGVLESMTASTDDDGTPHRIDMAREAGGYRLTVDGKTQQVPTATLPLTLWTPEVLKHGQLLSVIDGAPYKVTARKVGTETVESGGKPVEATHHRIDGDVERDLWFAADGTLLKTRFKRSGYDITYVLK; encoded by the coding sequence ATGACCATGACTCGCGCGAAACGCGCCACCCTGTCTGCTGTCCTGATGCCCGCCGTCCTGCTAACCGTCCTGTGCGGTCCCGCCGCGGCGCAGGGCGGTGCCAGGGCGATGACCTACCAGATTCTGATGGGCGAGGATCCCATCGGCACCGAACAGGTGACGGTCGAACCGCAGGGCGACCGCAGCAAGGTGACCGTCACTGCCACCACGCGGGTGAAGGTGCTGTTCATCAACTTCCGCTACGACCACAAGCGCGAAGAGCTGTGGAAGGGTGGGGTGCTGGAGTCGATGACCGCCAGCACCGACGACGACGGCACCCCGCACAGGATCGACATGGCCCGCGAGGCCGGCGGCTACCGCCTGACCGTCGACGGCAAGACCCAGCAGGTGCCGACGGCAACGCTGCCGCTGACCCTGTGGACGCCGGAGGTTCTGAAACACGGTCAGCTGCTGTCGGTGATCGACGGCGCGCCCTACAAGGTCACGGCGCGCAAGGTCGGGACCGAAACGGTGGAGTCCGGCGGCAAGCCGGTGGAGGCCACGCATCACCGCATCGACGGAGATGTGGAGCGCGACCTGTGGTTCGCGGCGGACGGCACGCTGCTGAAGACGCGCTTCAAACGCAGCGGCTATGATATCACCTATGTTCTGAAGTGA
- a CDS encoding SCP2 sterol-binding domain-containing protein, with product MVDDILQEMRSRSADLRGLNASVRFLLGKEGEVIRVDARANPIDISREDAEADCTIRISPENLSKLIKGKLNPMLAFTMGKLKVEGSMGVAMKLAQLLDD from the coding sequence ATGGTCGACGACATTCTCCAGGAAATGCGCAGCCGCAGCGCGGACCTGCGGGGACTGAACGCCTCCGTCCGCTTCCTGCTGGGCAAGGAAGGCGAGGTGATCCGGGTCGATGCCCGCGCCAATCCGATCGACATCAGCCGAGAGGACGCGGAAGCCGACTGCACCATTCGCATCTCGCCGGAAAACCTGTCGAAGTTGATCAAGGGCAAGCTGAACCCGATGCTGGCCTTCACCATGGGCAAGTTGAAGGTCGAGGGCTCGATGGGCGTGGCGATGAAGCTGGCCCAGTTGCTGGACGACTGA
- a CDS encoding long-chain-fatty-acid--CoA ligase, protein MPEPLAQSANPHTADTRPADTGPDHPWPDHPWLAHYPAGIAWDQSFAPMPLHMLFEEAAGRHANRPCLDFLGRRYSYAEVLDLVNRAARGFQDLGVGPGVRVGLCLPNCPTYVISYFAVLKAGGTVVNYNPLYVERELEHQITDSQTEIMVTLDLKQIYPRVAAMLDRTPLKRIVVCRMPTILPAVKGALFRVLKRSEIAEVPRDGRHIDFDGLLTNGGGLRPVRIDGLRDVAVLQYTGGTTGVPKGAMLTHHNLLSNARQVLAWFPDVALGQERVLAVLPFFHVFAMTVVLNMGLACGAELVMLPRFDTEQVLKTIARRKPTLVPGVPTMYKALLGHPRAARYPMTSIRYCISGGAPLPTELKRQFETATGCVLIEGYGLSEASPVCAANPLNGVNKEGSIGLPLPGIAIEIRDLEVPSRKLGIGAKGQVAVSGPNVMAGYWGRAEESDRTVVDGFLLTGDVGTMDGDGYVFLLDRLKDLIICSGYNVYPRVIEEAIYQHPDVVAVCVIGLPDDYRGQTPKAFVQAKPGSSLSVEALRDFLRDKISRIEMPTAIEFREELPKTAVGKLSKKELVAEAQRALAQDGASKGG, encoded by the coding sequence ATGCCCGAGCCACTTGCGCAGAGCGCCAACCCGCACACCGCCGACACCCGGCCGGCCGATACCGGTCCTGATCATCCCTGGCCCGATCATCCTTGGCTGGCCCATTATCCGGCCGGCATCGCCTGGGACCAGTCCTTCGCGCCGATGCCGCTGCACATGCTGTTCGAGGAAGCGGCGGGCCGCCATGCCAACCGCCCCTGCCTGGACTTCCTGGGCCGCCGCTACAGCTATGCCGAGGTGCTGGATCTGGTGAACCGCGCCGCCCGCGGCTTCCAGGATCTGGGGGTCGGGCCGGGGGTTCGGGTCGGCCTGTGCCTGCCCAACTGCCCGACCTACGTCATCTCCTATTTTGCGGTGCTGAAGGCCGGCGGCACCGTCGTCAACTACAACCCGCTCTATGTCGAGCGCGAGTTGGAGCACCAGATCACCGACTCGCAGACCGAGATCATGGTGACGCTGGACCTGAAGCAGATCTACCCGCGCGTCGCCGCGATGCTGGACCGCACGCCGCTGAAACGCATTGTCGTCTGCCGGATGCCGACCATCCTGCCGGCAGTGAAGGGCGCGCTGTTCCGCGTCCTGAAGCGCAGCGAGATCGCGGAGGTGCCGCGCGACGGCCGGCATATCGATTTCGACGGCCTGCTGACCAACGGCGGCGGCCTGCGCCCGGTGCGCATCGACGGGCTGCGCGATGTGGCGGTGCTGCAATACACCGGCGGCACCACGGGCGTGCCCAAGGGCGCCATGCTGACCCACCACAACCTGCTGTCCAATGCCCGGCAGGTGCTGGCCTGGTTCCCCGACGTGGCGCTGGGACAGGAACGGGTACTGGCGGTGCTGCCCTTCTTCCATGTCTTCGCCATGACGGTGGTGCTGAACATGGGGCTGGCCTGCGGCGCCGAACTGGTCATGCTGCCGCGCTTCGACACCGAACAGGTGCTGAAGACCATCGCCAGGCGCAAGCCGACGCTCGTCCCCGGCGTGCCGACCATGTACAAGGCGCTGCTGGGCCATCCGCGGGCCGCGCGCTATCCGATGACCTCGATCCGCTATTGCATCAGCGGCGGTGCGCCGCTGCCGACCGAGCTGAAACGCCAGTTCGAGACGGCGACCGGCTGCGTGCTGATCGAGGGGTACGGCCTGTCGGAAGCCTCGCCGGTCTGCGCCGCCAACCCGCTGAACGGGGTCAACAAGGAAGGCTCCATCGGCCTGCCGCTGCCCGGCATCGCCATCGAGATCCGCGACCTGGAGGTTCCGTCGCGCAAGCTCGGCATCGGCGCCAAGGGACAGGTCGCGGTCTCCGGCCCCAACGTCATGGCCGGCTATTGGGGCCGGGCGGAGGAAAGCGACCGCACGGTGGTCGACGGCTTCCTGCTGACCGGCGACGTCGGCACGATGGACGGGGACGGCTACGTCTTCCTGCTCGACCGGCTGAAGGATCTGATCATCTGCAGCGGCTACAACGTCTATCCCCGCGTGATCGAGGAGGCGATCTACCAGCATCCGGACGTGGTCGCGGTCTGCGTCATCGGCCTGCCCGACGATTACCGCGGCCAGACGCCGAAGGCCTTCGTGCAGGCGAAGCCGGGCTCCTCCCTGTCGGTGGAGGCGTTGCGCGATTTCCTGCGCGACAAGATTTCCCGCATCGAGATGCCGACGGCCATCGAGTTCCGCGAGGAGCTTCCCAAGACGGCCGTCGGCAAGCTGTCGAAGAAGGAACTGGTGGCCGAGGCACAGCGGGCGCTGGCGCAGGATGGCGCCTCGAAGGGAGGGTGA
- a CDS encoding MerR family transcriptional regulator — protein MEQLYTVNQLAEELGITPRALRFYEVKGLLAPNRVGNNRVYTKRDRARLKLILRGKRLGFSLAEIREYLDLYTVNGGVEQQRNLLKRVQKRLKDLAQQREDLEATVHELREIEDQVTNTLAGLKTAAADTNKDS, from the coding sequence ATGGAACAGCTCTACACGGTCAACCAGCTTGCGGAAGAGCTGGGCATCACCCCGCGGGCCCTGCGCTTCTACGAGGTCAAGGGGCTCCTGGCGCCCAACCGCGTCGGCAACAACCGGGTCTACACCAAGCGCGACCGTGCGCGGCTGAAGCTGATCCTGCGCGGCAAGCGGCTGGGATTCTCGCTGGCGGAAATCCGCGAATATCTCGACCTCTACACCGTGAATGGCGGGGTCGAGCAGCAGCGGAACCTGTTGAAGCGGGTGCAGAAGCGGCTGAAGGACCTCGCCCAGCAGCGCGAAGACCTGGAGGCCACCGTGCATGAACTGCGCGAGATAGAGGACCAGGTCACCAACACCCTGGCCGGGCTGAAGACGGCCGCCGCCGACACCAACAAGGACAGCTGA
- a CDS encoding thioesterase family protein, with protein MTLIFRLLAVMTAAIFAALRGRRTGLLAPSTLRFRVWPTDLDINLHMTNARYFSVMDLGRTDLMIRVGLGPAILHNRWQPVLGGATIRYRRPLPPFRRFTLVSRVLCWDEKYIFIEHRMETRSGLAALAVVQGAFVGSTGVVAPAEVLAALGTATASPPIPDAVAALRGQSPAAA; from the coding sequence ATGACCCTGATCTTCCGCCTGCTGGCGGTGATGACCGCCGCCATCTTCGCCGCGCTGCGCGGCCGCCGCACCGGGCTTCTCGCGCCCTCGACCCTGCGCTTCCGGGTCTGGCCGACCGATCTCGACATCAATCTGCACATGACCAACGCGCGCTATTTCAGCGTGATGGATCTGGGCCGGACCGACCTGATGATCCGCGTCGGACTGGGGCCGGCGATCCTGCACAACCGCTGGCAGCCGGTGCTCGGCGGCGCCACCATCCGCTACCGCCGCCCGCTGCCGCCGTTCCGGCGCTTCACCCTGGTCAGCCGGGTGCTGTGCTGGGACGAGAAATACATCTTCATCGAACACCGCATGGAAACACGGAGTGGGCTGGCGGCGCTGGCGGTCGTCCAGGGCGCCTTCGTCGGCAGCACGGGGGTCGTCGCTCCGGCCGAGGTGCTGGCCGCGCTGGGCACCGCCACCGCCTCCCCGCCCATTCCCGATGCGGTCGCGGCCCTGCGCGGGCAAAGCCCGGCCGCCGCCTGA
- a CDS encoding electron transfer flavoprotein subunit beta/FixA family protein has protein sequence MKLLVPVKRVVDYNVKIRVKADGSGVETANVKMSMNPFDEIAVEEAVRLKEAGTATEIVVVSVGTAQAQETLRTALAMGADRAILVQTDMATEPLAVAKLLKALVEKEAPGLVILGKQAIDDDCNQTGQMLAALLGWGQGTFASKIVAGEGTVAVTREIDGGLEVVSLTLPAVVTADLRLNEPRYASLPNIMKAKKKPLETVTPDALGVDVTPRLTTLKVVEPPKRKAGVKVADVAALVDKLKTEARVI, from the coding sequence ATGAAGCTGCTGGTGCCCGTCAAGCGGGTCGTCGACTACAACGTGAAGATCCGCGTGAAGGCGGATGGCAGCGGCGTCGAGACCGCCAACGTGAAGATGAGCATGAACCCCTTCGACGAGATCGCCGTCGAAGAGGCGGTGCGGCTGAAAGAGGCCGGCACGGCGACCGAGATCGTCGTGGTGTCGGTCGGCACGGCCCAGGCCCAGGAGACCCTGCGCACCGCGCTGGCCATGGGTGCAGACCGCGCCATCCTGGTGCAGACCGACATGGCGACCGAACCGCTGGCGGTCGCCAAGCTGCTGAAGGCGCTGGTGGAGAAGGAAGCGCCGGGGTTGGTGATCCTCGGCAAGCAGGCGATCGACGACGACTGCAACCAGACCGGCCAGATGCTGGCGGCGCTGCTCGGCTGGGGCCAGGGCACCTTCGCCTCGAAGATCGTCGCTGGTGAGGGCACGGTCGCGGTGACGCGCGAGATCGACGGCGGGCTGGAGGTCGTGTCGCTCACGCTGCCGGCGGTGGTCACCGCCGATCTGCGCCTCAACGAGCCGCGCTACGCCTCGCTGCCCAACATCATGAAGGCGAAGAAGAAGCCGCTGGAGACGGTCACGCCCGACGCGCTCGGCGTCGACGTGACGCCGCGGCTGACGACCTTGAAGGTGGTCGAGCCGCCCAAGCGCAAGGCCGGCGTCAAGGTGGCCGACGTCGCCGCCTTGGTCGACAAGCTGAAGACCGAAGCGCGCGTGATCTGA
- a CDS encoding electron transfer flavoprotein subunit alpha/FixB family protein, with protein sequence MPILILADHDNATLKPATAHAVTAAAKLGTGIHVLVAGRNAASAADAASRLDGVAKVLVADDAAYEHALAEPLAALLVSLAPGYGHILAAATSTGKNVLPRVAALLDVAMISDITAVVSADSFERPIYAGNAIATVQSADPVKILTVRTTAFEAAGSGGSAPIEPVAAVADPGLSGFVSAELSKSERPELTSARIIVSGGRGMQSGDNFPLLEALADRLGAAVGASRAAVDAGFVPNDYQVGQTGKIVAPDLYIAVGISGAIQHLAGMKDSKVIVAINKDEEAPIFQVADYGLVADLFKAVPELQQAL encoded by the coding sequence ATGCCCATCCTGATCCTCGCCGACCACGACAACGCGACCCTCAAGCCCGCCACCGCCCATGCGGTGACCGCCGCCGCCAAGCTCGGCACCGGCATCCATGTCCTGGTCGCCGGTCGCAACGCCGCGTCCGCCGCCGACGCAGCCTCCAGGCTGGACGGTGTCGCCAAGGTGCTGGTCGCCGACGATGCCGCCTATGAGCACGCCCTTGCCGAACCGCTGGCGGCGCTGCTGGTGTCGCTCGCCCCCGGCTACGGCCATATCCTCGCCGCCGCCACTTCGACGGGCAAGAACGTGCTGCCGCGGGTCGCGGCGCTGCTCGACGTGGCGATGATCTCCGACATCACCGCGGTGGTCTCGGCCGACAGCTTCGAGCGGCCGATCTATGCCGGCAACGCCATCGCCACCGTGCAGTCCGCCGACCCGGTGAAGATCCTCACCGTCCGCACCACCGCCTTCGAGGCGGCAGGCTCCGGCGGAAGCGCCCCGATCGAGCCCGTCGCCGCCGTGGCCGACCCCGGCCTGTCGGGCTTCGTCTCGGCCGAGCTGTCGAAGTCGGAGCGGCCGGAGCTGACCAGCGCGCGCATCATCGTGTCGGGCGGGCGCGGCATGCAGTCGGGCGATAATTTCCCGCTGCTGGAGGCGCTGGCCGACAGGCTGGGCGCCGCGGTGGGTGCAAGCCGTGCCGCCGTCGATGCCGGCTTCGTGCCGAACGACTATCAGGTCGGCCAGACCGGCAAGATCGTGGCGCCGGACCTCTACATCGCCGTCGGCATCTCGGGCGCGATCCAGCATCTGGCCGGCATGAAGGACAGCAAGGTGATCGTCGCCATCAACAAGGACGAGGAGGCGCCGATCTTCCAGGTCGCCGATTACGGCCTCGTCGCCGACCTGTTCAAGGCCGTGCCGGAGTTGCAGCAGGCGCTATGA
- a CDS encoding VOC family protein yields MSIDGITGLDHLVIATRDLDAARDAYGRLGFTVTPRGHHTQLKSANHTVLFPTGTYLELLGIEEQRPVNAHYSAFLRQREGIAAIALKTPDARAAAGPLAAAGFPSAEPVDFGRPVALPEGTRDASFTIAQIDPAATPAGRVFLCQHHTPELVWRSDAMEHANGATGLEALVVAAADPDAVAAAFARLLGGTVSDRGAARVVEPAQPGNGQVPVLVATPDRLHWAWTADPAFATPPPFVAGFVVRVADPVRTQQALQKSKFPTVVGNGVLRVNSPSACGAMIAFAQDFDLDALIP; encoded by the coding sequence ATGAGCATCGACGGCATCACCGGATTGGACCATCTGGTCATCGCGACCCGCGACCTGGACGCCGCGCGCGACGCCTACGGCCGGCTCGGCTTCACGGTGACGCCACGCGGCCATCACACCCAGCTGAAATCGGCCAACCACACCGTCCTCTTCCCGACCGGCACCTATCTGGAACTGCTGGGCATCGAGGAGCAGCGGCCGGTCAACGCCCATTACAGCGCTTTCCTGCGCCAGCGCGAGGGCATCGCCGCCATAGCCCTGAAGACGCCCGATGCGCGCGCCGCCGCCGGTCCGCTTGCCGCCGCGGGTTTCCCGAGCGCCGAACCGGTCGATTTCGGCCGCCCGGTCGCGCTTCCCGAGGGCACGCGCGACGCCAGCTTCACCATCGCCCAGATCGACCCTGCCGCCACCCCGGCCGGCCGTGTCTTCCTGTGCCAGCACCACACGCCGGAACTGGTCTGGCGGTCGGATGCGATGGAGCACGCCAACGGCGCGACCGGGCTGGAAGCGCTGGTGGTCGCCGCCGCCGACCCGGACGCGGTTGCCGCGGCCTTCGCCCGCCTGCTGGGCGGCACGGTGAGCGACCGCGGCGCCGCCCGTGTGGTGGAGCCGGCACAGCCGGGCAATGGTCAGGTTCCCGTGCTGGTCGCCACCCCCGACCGGCTGCATTGGGCCTGGACCGCCGATCCGGCCTTCGCCACCCCGCCGCCCTTCGTCGCCGGCTTCGTGGTGCGCGTCGCCGACCCGGTCCGCACGCAGCAGGCCCTGCAGAAGAGCAAGTTCCCGACCGTGGTCGGCAACGGCGTGCTGCGGGTGAATTCGCCCAGCGCCTGCGGCGCGATGATCGCCTTCGCCCAGGATTTCGACCTCGATGCGCTGATCCCCTGA
- a CDS encoding hybrid sensor histidine kinase/response regulator, which yields MKRALWLFSGFGGRLVLPALAVALAIAALWWILLDRLDREERLLDLTAHEKTAVLARLVEEHAISTFRRVDDLLLDLIANTERNRAMRLDSRRAFEEGLVVGVRVYDSGGLLTMGAGRATFQGTVTDRDEFRIARDAAPRGLVIGVPYVSSETQDLLIPVSRRLEGEGGSFTGIAVADIPAEAFQRYYRVLGMPPDGSATLLRPDGTVIARNVGALATSGRGFANAEVWQALKQSPIGHMRMRSPVDGVERILAYRSAPDYPVVAIVGLSVETVFGPWRDNARLYIGWAVATTVVILLFVIAFIVELQWRRHADRALRVRNRALGWSNDGIMVADATQAGMPIVYVNPALERLLGTPSSALMGSGALTALERATRDRAALQPLRDAIVVGRDARVELSRAGEGPEGGRCLELSASPVRDHDNRLVSLIATVRDISEHKRAQSALTEARREADRANIAKSKFLAAASHDLRQPVQSLMLLMEVLSSRVSDGMTRNVLGTMDRALGALKMLLDGLLDVSRLEAGAVVPEMEVFALTEVMERVAANSRPVAIQKGLLLHIVPCRAHVRSDPMLLGRILQNLVENALRYTDRGRILIGCRRRGGTLRIEVWDTGIGIPADQQEDIFQEFVQVGNASRNRDQGLGLGLAVVRRLSVMLGHPVTVRSIPGHGSVFSVEVPLAPPPAVKAVVQAAAPRPAFATTVLVIEDDGIVREGLRAMLVEWGYTVLAAESCAEALDLAHRGPAPDLIVADYRLRESRTGTEAIREVRLALGRILPGILVTGDTAPARALEAEAGNFRVMHKPVIAADLRRAVAEALEPAARDRQTVA from the coding sequence GTGAAGCGGGCGCTTTGGCTTTTTTCCGGGTTCGGCGGCCGCCTCGTCCTGCCGGCATTGGCGGTGGCGCTCGCCATCGCCGCGCTCTGGTGGATTCTGCTCGATCGCCTGGACCGGGAAGAGCGGCTGCTCGACCTGACCGCCCATGAGAAGACCGCCGTGCTAGCCCGTCTGGTGGAGGAGCATGCGATCTCGACCTTCCGCAGGGTCGACGACCTGCTGCTCGACCTGATCGCCAACACCGAACGCAACCGAGCGATGCGCCTGGATTCCCGCCGTGCCTTCGAAGAGGGGCTGGTGGTCGGCGTGCGCGTCTATGATTCCGGCGGGCTGCTGACCATGGGGGCGGGGCGCGCCACCTTCCAGGGCACCGTCACCGACCGGGACGAGTTCCGCATCGCCCGCGACGCTGCTCCGCGCGGGCTGGTGATCGGCGTCCCTTATGTCTCGTCGGAGACCCAGGATCTGCTGATCCCGGTGTCGCGGCGGCTGGAGGGCGAGGGCGGCTCCTTCACCGGCATCGCCGTCGCCGATATCCCGGCCGAAGCCTTCCAGCGCTATTACCGGGTGCTGGGGATGCCGCCCGACGGCTCCGCGACCTTGCTGCGGCCGGACGGAACGGTCATCGCCCGCAATGTCGGAGCGCTCGCGACCTCCGGGCGCGGCTTTGCCAATGCCGAGGTGTGGCAGGCGCTGAAACAGAGCCCGATCGGCCACATGCGCATGCGCAGCCCGGTGGACGGGGTGGAGCGCATCCTGGCCTACCGCTCGGCCCCGGACTATCCTGTGGTCGCCATCGTCGGCCTGTCGGTCGAGACGGTGTTCGGCCCCTGGCGCGACAATGCGCGCCTCTACATCGGCTGGGCGGTCGCCACCACGGTGGTGATCCTGCTGTTCGTCATCGCCTTCATCGTCGAGCTGCAATGGCGCCGGCATGCCGATCGCGCCTTGCGCGTCCGCAACCGGGCGCTGGGCTGGAGCAACGACGGCATCATGGTCGCCGACGCCACGCAGGCGGGCATGCCGATCGTTTATGTGAACCCGGCCCTGGAGCGGCTGCTCGGCACGCCATCCTCCGCCCTGATGGGCAGCGGCGCCCTGACCGCGCTGGAACGGGCGACCAGGGACCGGGCGGCCTTGCAGCCGTTGCGCGACGCCATCGTCGTCGGCCGCGACGCGCGGGTCGAGCTGTCCCGGGCCGGCGAGGGACCGGAGGGGGGGCGCTGCCTGGAATTGAGCGCCTCGCCGGTGCGCGACCACGACAACCGGCTGGTCAGCCTGATCGCCACCGTCCGCGACATCTCCGAGCACAAGCGCGCCCAGTCCGCCCTGACCGAGGCCCGGCGGGAGGCCGACCGCGCCAATATCGCCAAGTCGAAGTTCCTGGCGGCCGCCAGCCACGACCTGCGCCAGCCGGTGCAGTCGCTGATGCTGCTGATGGAGGTGCTGTCCAGCCGGGTCAGCGACGGGATGACGCGCAACGTGCTGGGCACCATGGACCGGGCGCTGGGTGCCTTGAAGATGCTCCTCGACGGGCTGCTCGACGTGTCCCGGCTGGAGGCCGGCGCCGTCGTGCCGGAGATGGAGGTCTTCGCCCTGACCGAGGTGATGGAGCGCGTCGCCGCCAACAGCCGGCCGGTCGCCATCCAGAAGGGGCTGCTGCTGCACATCGTGCCCTGCCGCGCCCATGTGCGCAGCGACCCGATGCTGCTTGGCCGCATCCTGCAGAATCTGGTGGAGAACGCGCTGCGCTACACCGACAGGGGGCGCATCCTGATCGGTTGCCGCCGCCGCGGCGGAACCCTGCGGATCGAGGTGTGGGACACCGGCATCGGCATCCCAGCCGACCAGCAGGAGGACATCTTCCAGGAGTTCGTCCAGGTCGGCAACGCCAGCCGCAACCGCGACCAGGGGCTTGGGCTCGGGCTGGCGGTGGTGCGACGGCTGTCGGTGATGCTCGGCCATCCGGTGACGGTGCGCTCCATCCCTGGTCATGGCTCGGTCTTTTCGGTGGAGGTGCCGCTGGCCCCGCCGCCGGCGGTGAAGGCCGTGGTGCAGGCCGCGGCCCCGCGTCCGGCCTTCGCCACCACGGTTCTGGTGATCGAGGATGACGGGATCGTCCGCGAGGGGCTGCGGGCCATGCTGGTCGAATGGGGCTACACGGTGCTGGCCGCGGAATCCTGCGCCGAGGCGCTCGACCTCGCCCACCGCGGGCCCGCGCCGGACCTGATCGTCGCCGACTACCGCCTGCGCGAGAGCCGGACCGGGACGGAGGCGATCCGGGAGGTCCGGCTGGCGCTGGGCCGCATCCTGCCGGGCATCCTTGTGACCGGCGACACCGCCCCCGCCCGCGCGCTGGAGGCCGAAGCCGGCAACTTCCGGGTCATGCACAAGCCGGTCATCGCCGCCGACCTGCGCCGTGCCGTGGCCGAGGCGCTGGAGCCGGCGGCGCGTGACCGCCAGACGGTTGCATGA